A DNA window from Anastrepha obliqua isolate idAnaObli1 chromosome 5, idAnaObli1_1.0, whole genome shotgun sequence contains the following coding sequences:
- the LOC129248876 gene encoding putative nuclease HARBI1, with the protein MAFEYLAYDLSRGEEEVSPQIVDRSLLRHVDNPFDLDAGEFQKLFRLTPDLTEDVVSQLDSHLRGSRVTAISTEKQVLAALRFFATGCYQRPVGEQWGISMSQSSVSRSIHRVTAAINSSMFCAKVRFPMTQVERQAAKENFASATSPFVGGTIGAIDCTHVSILAPKRHEEAYVNHHGYHSLNVQMICDPTLKILNVNAKFPGARHDAYIWSSSAVRMVMQRNFEIGNHNLFLIGDSGYPLEPWLMTPLTNQPEGTPKFLYNEALCKARNPVERLFGVLKATWRCLSQQRTLLYDPGFTGQVVNACSVLHNIRLGEGIYQTENEFTEPRTNDIFVNQDAPSSTAKRIQDRLIANFFT; encoded by the exons ATGGCGTTTGAGTATTTGGCTTACGATTTATCGCGTGGAGAGGAGGAAGTGAGCCCTCAAATAGTTGATCGAAGTTTGCTCCGGCATGTGGACAATCCTTTCGATTTGGATGCAGGGGAGTTCCAGAAGTTATTCCGTTTAACTCCAGACTTGACTGAGGACGTAGTTTCGCAGCTTGACAGCCATCTGAGAGGTTCCAGAGTAACAGCGATTTCGACTGAAAAACAG GTTCTAGCTGCACTGCGATTTTTTGCAACCGGGTGTTATCAACGACCCGTAGGTGAGCAATGGGGAATATCTATGAGCCAGTCGTCCGTTAGCCGTAGCATTCATCGGGTAACAGCTGCAATCAACAGCTCCATGTTTTGCGCAAAGGTGAGATTTCCCATGACCCAAGTGGAGCGGCAAGcggcaaaagaaaattttgcttCAGCAACCTCCCCGTTTGTGGGAGGTACCATTGGAGCTATCGATTGCACGCACGTGTCAATTTTGGCCCCGAAACGTCATGAAGAAGCGTATGTCAACCACCACGGCTACCATTCGCTTAATGTCCAAATG ATATGTGATCctacacttaaaattttaaacgtaaATGCCAAATTTCCGGGAGCACGGCACGATGCATACATTTGGAGTTCCTCTGCGGTGCGAATGGTTATGCAACGGAATTTTGAAATTGGAAACCATAACTTATTTTTGATTG GTGATTCCGGGTACCCTTTGGAGCCTTGGCTGATGACTCCTCTAACAAACCAACCGGAAGGTACTCCGAAATTCTTGTACAATGAGGCATTGTGCAAAGCTCGTAACCCAGTTGAGAGACTTTTTGGTGTTCTTAAGGCAACGTGGCGGTGCTTGTCTCAACAAAGGACACTCTTGTACGATCCAGGATTTACTGGACAAGTAGTTAACGCGTGCTCTGTTTTACATAATATTCGTTTAGGAGAAGGAATATACCAGACCGAAAATGAATTCACAGAGCCCAGAACAAACGACATTTTTGTAAACCAAGATGCACCATCCTCAACAGCAAAGCGCATCCAAGACCGACtgattgctaatttttttacttaa
- the LOC129248877 gene encoding uncharacterized protein LOC129248877 translates to MTSTATKRSRATSEQLNHLLDYLMEVPGLAGSRFHSLHGKFECDKKWSELATKLNSLGGAVKTVNQWQTVWRDLKSRTSIKARNRRRQQALTGNRPISEEPLTEFERRVSALIGEEYMKGHDSTPENIPLEEVIQMGIEVEDERVISEAPSPLRTPLTGEHHGRA, encoded by the exons ATGACATCGACAGCTAccaaaagaagccgtgccacaTCCGAGCAGCTAAATCACCTGCTTGACTACCTAATGGAAGTCCCGGGTCTAGCAGGATCTAGGTTCCACAGCCTCCATGGTAAGTTTGAGTGCGATAAAAAGTGGAGCGAGcttgcaacaaaattaaatagtcTGGGTGGAGCGGTGAAGACGGTGAATCAATGGCAAACg GTATGGCGGGACTTAAAAAGCCGCACCAGCATTAAAGCACGGAATAGGCGAAGGCAACAAGCTTTAACGGGAAACAGGCCTATCAGTGAGGAGCCCCTAACGGAATTCGAGAGGCGGGTGTCTGCTCTCATAGGGGAGGAGTATATGAAGGGCCACGATTCAACCCCTGAAAATATTCCACTGGAGGAG GTAATCCAAATGGGTATCGAAGTGGAAGATGAAAGGGTGATTTCGGAAGCCCCGTCGCCTTTACGGACGCCACTG ACAGGAGAACACCACGGGCGAGCTTGA